One part of the Sorangiineae bacterium MSr11954 genome encodes these proteins:
- the alkB gene encoding DNA oxidative demethylase AlkB produces the protein MTLGLFDTFPNAAPHREALAPGAVVLRGFVNESEENDLRAIESVVAEAPFRRMVTPGGFRMSVAMTNCGQAGWVTDLTGYRYSPTDPETDRPWPRIPALLADLAVRAAAVAGFPGYAPDSCLINCYEPGTRLSLHQDRNERDFSAPIVSVSLGLPATFLFGGATRSDRPRRVPLDHGDVVVWGGPSRLAFHGVLPLDDGHHRLLGRRRVNLTFRRAL, from the coding sequence GTGACGCTCGGCCTGTTCGACACGTTTCCCAACGCCGCCCCCCACCGCGAGGCGCTCGCGCCCGGGGCCGTGGTTTTGCGTGGGTTCGTGAACGAATCGGAGGAAAATGACCTCCGCGCCATCGAGTCCGTGGTCGCCGAGGCGCCTTTTCGGCGCATGGTGACCCCGGGCGGCTTTCGCATGTCGGTGGCGATGACCAACTGCGGCCAGGCGGGCTGGGTGACCGATCTCACCGGCTACCGGTATAGCCCCACCGATCCGGAGACGGACCGCCCCTGGCCGCGCATCCCCGCGCTGCTGGCGGATCTGGCCGTGCGCGCCGCAGCCGTCGCGGGCTTTCCCGGCTACGCCCCCGACTCGTGCTTGATCAACTGCTACGAGCCCGGCACCCGGCTCTCCCTGCACCAAGACCGAAACGAGCGCGACTTTTCGGCGCCCATCGTCTCGGTCTCCTTGGGGCTCCCCGCCACCTTCCTCTTCGGCGGCGCGACCCGCTCGGATCGACCGCGCCGCGTTCCGCTCGATCACGGCGACGTCGTCGTGTGGGGCGGCCCCTCGCGCCTCGCGTTCCATGGCGTCTTACCGCTCGACGATGGACACCACCGCTTGCTCGGCCGGCGCCGTGTGAACCTGACGTTTCGAAGAGCGCTGTAG
- a CDS encoding fatty acid desaturase — protein sequence MQMSFATDDERFASFARTLDALRDDVEARLGPEDVAHIRRIGRVSRAAEILGRGLIFVSLDPLSFGAGVAALWLHKVLELMEIGHTSLHGTYDRLEGAERYRAKSFYWKAPIDERSWRNHHNGKHHQHANVLGRDPDLDFGGLRLSAYVSYRPIFRHQPLSNFATWLGFAGAINLHVTGLLDVHWGREEPAILHDRSAKGVRAAHRAAFRKFARYYGREYVLLPLLSGPFFWKTLLGNVLSEVGRDVYAAATIYCGHVGATEFPPDERPKGRGAWYAMQAEGAHDFDVPHVVSILCGALDRQIEHHLFPTFPPNRLREITPRVRAACEAHGVRYRTGRWPQRLREVTRTLRELSRDAILGM from the coding sequence ATGCAGATGTCATTTGCGACCGACGACGAGCGCTTTGCTTCCTTTGCACGAACCCTCGATGCGCTGCGCGACGACGTCGAAGCGCGCTTGGGACCCGAAGACGTCGCCCATATTCGCCGCATCGGCCGCGTGTCGCGGGCGGCGGAGATCCTGGGACGCGGCTTGATCTTCGTCAGCCTGGACCCTTTGAGCTTTGGCGCGGGGGTGGCCGCGTTGTGGCTCCACAAGGTGCTGGAGCTGATGGAGATCGGCCACACCAGCCTGCACGGCACCTACGATCGGCTCGAGGGCGCCGAACGGTACCGCGCCAAGAGCTTCTACTGGAAGGCGCCCATCGACGAGAGGAGCTGGCGCAACCATCACAATGGCAAGCACCATCAGCACGCCAATGTGCTGGGGCGCGATCCCGATCTCGACTTCGGCGGCCTGCGCCTCAGCGCCTATGTGAGCTACCGCCCCATTTTTCGGCACCAGCCGCTCAGCAACTTCGCGACCTGGCTCGGCTTCGCCGGCGCCATCAACCTGCACGTCACGGGGCTCCTCGACGTGCACTGGGGTCGCGAGGAGCCCGCCATCCTGCACGACCGAAGCGCCAAGGGCGTTCGCGCGGCCCACCGCGCCGCCTTTCGCAAGTTCGCGCGCTACTACGGGCGCGAGTACGTGCTGCTTCCTCTTTTGTCGGGGCCCTTCTTCTGGAAGACGCTGCTCGGCAACGTGCTCTCCGAGGTGGGCCGCGATGTGTACGCGGCGGCCACCATTTACTGCGGCCACGTGGGCGCCACCGAGTTCCCACCCGACGAGCGCCCCAAAGGCCGGGGCGCTTGGTATGCGATGCAGGCCGAAGGCGCGCACGACTTCGACGTTCCGCACGTGGTGTCGATCCTCTGCGGCGCGCTCGATCGGCAAATCGAGCACCACTTGTTTCCCACCTTTCCACCCAACCGCCTGCGGGAAATCACGCCCCGCGTTCGCGCCGCGTGCGAGGCCCACGGGGTGCGCTATCGAACGGGCCGCTGGCCGCAAAGGCTGCGCGAGGTCACCCGCACCCTCCGCGAGCTCTCCCGCGACGCTATACTCGGGATGTGA
- a CDS encoding thiamine pyrophosphate-binding protein, with protein sequence MKPRVVDFIVHVLRAYGVEHVFGVGGANIEDLYDAMFRAQHGDGGAIRAIVAKHELSAATMADGYSRATNRLGVVMATSGGGAMNLVPGLAEAAASRIPVLALVGQPPTTLEGGGAFQDSSGRAGSLDAARLFGALARFCTRVENPEDIVDVLPRAIAAARGGLPGPAVLLLPKDVQQATLEAGSLAVAAAPDEEPLDWADGDASRARALSLLEHGRQSKGGVLILAGEGVARANARDELFRLAADLDARVAVAPDAKDVFDNRDPRFVGVAGVMGHPSVLAHLRGAALCVLVGTRAPRMTSAGLDAAISNKPLVCFDPEPPFVSGNPSVHIPGPLRAELRRALERLTPRVRAAAPPPFVPPTALPRVKERGARATGPSYRDAVAAIAAALPAAAHVFVDAGNAAATAVHLLPAPRDGRFVVALGMGGMGYTFGAGIGAALGTGRRTYVLAGDGSFFMHGLEVHTAIEYDAPVTFVVLNNNAHAMCATREELFYGGAYSFNRFRPAHIGAGIAAMFPTLAATEAASVAELRHALVRANGTRGPAFVALDLDPDEIPPFAPFLAACGEDPPEKGITDEPERDIPLYVE encoded by the coding sequence ATGAAGCCCCGTGTCGTCGATTTTATCGTCCACGTCTTGCGCGCATATGGTGTGGAGCACGTCTTTGGGGTTGGCGGCGCGAACATCGAAGATCTCTATGACGCAATGTTCCGCGCGCAGCACGGCGACGGCGGGGCGATTCGCGCGATCGTCGCCAAGCACGAGCTCTCCGCGGCGACCATGGCCGACGGGTACAGCCGCGCGACGAACCGCCTGGGGGTCGTCATGGCCACCTCGGGCGGCGGCGCGATGAACCTGGTACCGGGGCTCGCCGAGGCCGCGGCGTCGCGCATCCCGGTGCTCGCGCTCGTGGGGCAGCCACCCACCACGCTCGAGGGCGGCGGCGCCTTCCAAGACTCGAGCGGGCGCGCTGGAAGCCTCGATGCCGCGCGTCTGTTCGGCGCGCTGGCGCGATTCTGCACCCGCGTGGAGAACCCGGAGGACATCGTCGACGTGCTACCCCGCGCCATCGCCGCGGCCCGGGGCGGCTTGCCGGGCCCCGCCGTGCTCTTGCTCCCCAAGGACGTGCAGCAAGCGACCCTCGAGGCAGGATCGCTCGCCGTCGCCGCGGCACCCGACGAGGAGCCTCTGGACTGGGCGGACGGAGATGCATCGCGCGCCCGAGCGCTTTCGCTGCTCGAGCATGGGAGGCAGTCCAAGGGTGGGGTGCTGATCCTCGCCGGCGAGGGGGTCGCCCGCGCCAATGCGCGCGATGAGTTGTTCCGTCTCGCCGCCGATCTCGATGCGCGCGTCGCCGTCGCGCCGGACGCCAAGGACGTCTTCGACAACCGCGACCCGCGCTTCGTCGGCGTCGCGGGCGTGATGGGCCATCCGAGCGTGCTCGCGCACCTGCGGGGCGCGGCGCTCTGTGTGCTCGTGGGGACACGTGCGCCGCGGATGACCAGCGCCGGCCTGGACGCTGCGATCTCGAACAAGCCCCTGGTCTGCTTCGATCCCGAGCCGCCGTTCGTGTCCGGAAACCCATCGGTGCACATTCCCGGTCCGCTGCGCGCCGAGCTCCGGCGCGCTCTCGAGCGCCTCACGCCCCGGGTGCGCGCCGCCGCGCCGCCGCCGTTCGTACCGCCCACGGCCTTACCGCGGGTGAAGGAGCGCGGCGCGCGGGCGACGGGCCCGTCGTACCGCGATGCCGTGGCCGCCATCGCCGCGGCGCTGCCCGCGGCCGCGCACGTCTTCGTCGACGCGGGCAACGCGGCGGCCACCGCCGTTCACCTCTTGCCCGCGCCGCGCGATGGCCGGTTCGTGGTGGCCCTGGGCATGGGGGGCATGGGTTACACCTTCGGCGCGGGCATCGGCGCCGCGTTGGGGACGGGGCGGCGCACGTACGTGCTCGCAGGCGATGGCTCGTTCTTCATGCACGGGCTCGAGGTGCACACCGCGATCGAGTACGACGCGCCCGTCACGTTCGTGGTGCTCAACAACAATGCGCACGCGATGTGCGCCACGCGTGAGGAGCTCTTTTACGGCGGCGCGTACAGCTTCAACCGGTTCCGACCTGCGCACATCGGGGCCGGTATCGCGGCGATGTTTCCCACCTTGGCCGCGACGGAGGCCGCGAGCGTGGCGGAGCTCCGGCATGCGCTCGTCCGCGCCAACGGCACGCGCGGTCCGGCGTTCGTTGCCCTGGATTTGGACCCCGACGAGATCCCCCCGTTCGCGCCGTTTTTGGCCGCGTGCGGCGAAGACCCACCCGAGAAAGGCATCACCGATGAACCCGAACGAGACATTCCTCTCTACGTTGAATGA
- a CDS encoding Uma2 family endonuclease gives MSQAVRPLRTTYAEFCEMELPGDRRYELIDGQIVAMNQASPRHARLMASLITCLETAFAGRCTVFGPMGVYCEETDEAFGPDIVVTCEPPRLDEVKGRAIVNPRAVVEILSPTTERVDRGIKLRAYETLASLQQYVLVSQTEKFVQVYRRGRDGWIWQYIESGTFEICEAAVSIDVLYKGIDDVPMVR, from the coding sequence ATGAGCCAAGCCGTGCGGCCCTTGCGAACCACCTACGCGGAGTTCTGCGAGATGGAACTTCCGGGAGACCGCCGCTACGAGCTCATCGACGGGCAGATCGTGGCGATGAACCAGGCCTCGCCGAGGCACGCTCGCTTGATGGCGTCTCTGATCACCTGCTTGGAAACGGCCTTTGCCGGGAGATGCACCGTGTTCGGGCCCATGGGGGTCTATTGCGAGGAAACCGACGAGGCGTTTGGACCCGACATCGTCGTGACCTGCGAGCCTCCGCGCCTTGATGAGGTGAAAGGGCGAGCCATCGTGAACCCACGTGCAGTCGTCGAAATTCTGTCACCGACGACGGAGCGCGTCGACCGAGGAATCAAGCTGCGTGCCTACGAGACCCTCGCATCCCTCCAGCAATACGTTCTGGTCTCGCAGACCGAGAAGTTCGTTCAAGTCTATCGCCGCGGGCGCGACGGGTGGATCTGGCAGTACATCGAATCGGGCACATTCGAAATTTGCGAGGCCGCGGTGTCGATCGATGTGCTGTACAAAGGTATCGACGATGTGCCCATGGTGCGGTGA
- a CDS encoding LysR family transcriptional regulator has product MSNFDVRAMNLNLLPALEALLVEGSVGAAARRLHVSQSAMSHSLAKLRAVFGDPLLVPEGRGLVPTPRAVQLLARVPRALDGLAQAVTEPEPFDPKSAQRTFRLATVDYFELTMLPHVLSYLAANAPGIGLEIERVTPKAVASLASGDIDLALLGASFPGAPAGLRKMTLYRDPFAVIARSDHPAIGRKLDLATYVALGHVLVSIEGRRDGVVDRALAKLGKTRRVVLRVPHFVSAPLAVLSSDCICTIARSVAHRARELFGLRVMAPPLALEAAEVVALWPRRHDGDPARRWFRKLFVAGHAAPPNIRALMRRERSGKRAGSPP; this is encoded by the coding sequence ATGAGCAATTTCGATGTCCGCGCCATGAACTTGAACCTCCTCCCCGCGCTCGAAGCGCTCCTCGTCGAGGGGAGCGTGGGGGCGGCGGCGCGCAGGCTCCACGTCAGCCAATCGGCGATGAGCCACTCCCTCGCCAAGCTCCGGGCGGTCTTCGGCGATCCGCTGCTCGTCCCCGAGGGGCGCGGCTTGGTGCCCACGCCGCGCGCCGTGCAATTGCTCGCGCGCGTGCCGAGGGCGCTCGACGGGCTGGCGCAGGCGGTCACGGAGCCCGAGCCTTTCGATCCCAAGAGCGCCCAGCGCACGTTTCGCCTGGCCACGGTGGACTACTTCGAGCTCACCATGCTGCCCCACGTGCTGTCGTACCTTGCGGCGAACGCGCCCGGCATCGGCCTCGAAATCGAGCGGGTCACGCCAAAGGCGGTCGCCTCGCTCGCCTCCGGCGATATCGATCTGGCGCTCCTCGGCGCGTCGTTCCCAGGCGCACCGGCGGGCTTGCGCAAAATGACGCTGTACCGGGATCCGTTCGCGGTGATCGCGCGGAGCGACCATCCGGCCATCGGGCGCAAGCTCGATCTGGCGACGTATGTCGCGCTCGGGCACGTGCTCGTCAGCATCGAGGGGAGGCGAGACGGTGTGGTCGATCGCGCGCTCGCCAAGCTCGGAAAGACGCGCCGCGTGGTGCTTCGCGTTCCGCATTTCGTATCGGCGCCGCTGGCGGTGCTGTCGTCCGACTGCATCTGCACCATCGCGCGCTCCGTCGCCCACCGCGCGCGCGAGCTCTTTGGGCTGCGCGTCATGGCGCCGCCGCTCGCGCTCGAGGCGGCGGAGGTGGTGGCGCTGTGGCCGCGGAGGCACGATGGCGATCCGGCGCGGCGCTGGTTTCGCAAGCTGTTCGTCGCCGGGCACGCGGCGCCTCCGAACATTCGGGCGCTGATGCGCCGCGAGCGCAGCGGGAAACGCGCCGGATCTCCGCCATGA
- a CDS encoding lysophospholipase — MEHREGTFLGAGDTKLSEQSWRPSTPPKGVLVIVHGLKDHSGRYAEVAWHLVEQGYAVHSFDLRGHARSEGVRVYVDEFDDYVSDVEIFVERVRRLEPGLPIFMFGHDIGGSIVTLYAITRKPDIAGIVLSGAALKGALSGFATLATKMAAALSPKAAVYKLDPCLFSRDPTVVEATKNDPLVHQAAAPARTAKELINAIDRIQKRMEELTVPLLIMHGGADRVTSPDGSRQLNERARSERKTLVIFDELYHDLLHEPDRDKVEAQLIAWLDANTSAPAFASVS, encoded by the coding sequence ATGGAACATCGCGAAGGGACCTTTCTCGGGGCAGGGGATACGAAGCTCTCGGAGCAGTCGTGGCGCCCCAGCACGCCGCCGAAGGGGGTGCTCGTGATCGTGCACGGGCTCAAAGATCACAGCGGCCGCTATGCCGAGGTGGCATGGCACTTGGTCGAGCAAGGCTACGCGGTTCATTCGTTCGATTTGCGCGGGCACGCGCGCTCGGAGGGCGTTCGCGTGTATGTCGATGAGTTCGACGATTACGTGTCGGACGTCGAAATTTTCGTGGAGCGCGTGCGTCGGTTGGAGCCCGGGCTCCCCATCTTCATGTTCGGGCACGATATCGGCGGTTCGATTGTGACGTTGTATGCCATCACCCGCAAACCCGATATCGCCGGGATCGTCTTGAGCGGCGCAGCTTTGAAGGGCGCGCTCTCGGGCTTCGCCACCTTGGCGACCAAGATGGCCGCCGCCCTCTCGCCCAAGGCGGCGGTGTACAAGCTCGATCCCTGCCTTTTTTCGCGCGATCCCACGGTCGTCGAGGCCACCAAGAACGATCCGCTGGTGCACCAAGCGGCGGCTCCGGCGCGCACGGCCAAGGAGCTGATCAACGCCATCGACCGGATTCAAAAGCGCATGGAGGAGCTCACCGTCCCTCTCCTCATCATGCACGGCGGCGCGGATCGGGTGACCTCGCCCGATGGCAGCCGGCAGCTCAACGAGCGCGCGCGCTCCGAACGCAAGACCTTGGTGATCTTCGATGAGCTTTATCACGATCTGCTCCACGAGCCGGATCGGGACAAGGTGGAGGCGCAGCTGATCGCATGGCTCGACGCCAACACGAGCGCGCCGGCGTTCGCCTCGGTCTCGTAG
- a CDS encoding alpha/beta fold hydrolase: METNVVDAMVTGGTGLIGRWLLAELTRKRHVAAIVRRAEDRAPELRAFVDGHGGDARRLTVVEGDVEIPGLGLDSPFDAVRDVFHVAARFAFRLDPDEARRANVDGALHVAEWARARPHLRRFVYLGGYRMMAPSSPLHGASWPLSEAERAHLSHLSHLSHLSHLSHLSHLSHLSHLSHLYSHHGAYEASKHESYRAIRGFAARYALPWTAVHPSSVIGDARTGETTQTTGFGDLVARLWNGQLPALVGSPRTFLPLVTVDDLARFLATVPERRETEGQDLCVLDPATPELPDLVRGIARHLGVPAPRRILPKGLVRALPRALTGIEPESLGFLSEERYDTTAAEAHANAVGLERPPIATSVARWADFLVSTRFGDDPRADRGAFRHGTFTVGDPRTAEVLYLHGLPWNGDAWKAVADRVSAPHARIDLPGLGRSAPADLDDLVWLERLLNERDEPILLVGHSLGAAMAVRYAHAHPQRVAGLVLVSPAFLQRRADRLLRIPPAVSLHLRRAKLAELAHHLVPELGAARPPHPAVASARIDLQRKGVSARTAKALARASCEHVRQTLRDQLESLPVPVTVVYGDHDPLLVATRHPVHAIERAGHSPHVSRPEAVATFIEAARVGLALRRPSKRHTALAGHAVVSVVER, translated from the coding sequence ATGGAAACGAATGTCGTCGATGCGATGGTGACCGGGGGGACGGGGTTGATCGGGCGCTGGCTGCTCGCCGAGCTCACACGCAAAAGGCACGTCGCCGCCATCGTGCGGCGCGCCGAGGACCGAGCCCCGGAGCTCCGGGCGTTCGTGGACGGCCACGGGGGCGATGCGCGACGGCTCACCGTGGTCGAGGGCGACGTGGAAATACCGGGCCTGGGGCTCGATTCGCCCTTCGACGCGGTGCGCGACGTGTTTCACGTGGCCGCGCGCTTCGCGTTCCGGCTCGATCCCGACGAAGCGCGGCGCGCCAATGTCGACGGAGCGCTGCACGTGGCGGAGTGGGCCCGCGCGCGGCCCCACTTGCGCCGGTTCGTGTACCTCGGCGGCTACCGCATGATGGCGCCATCGAGCCCGCTGCATGGCGCCTCTTGGCCGCTCTCCGAGGCGGAGCGCGCGCACCTCTCGCACCTCTCTCACCTCTCTCACCTCTCTCACCTCTCTCACCTCTCTCACCTCTCTCACCTCTCTCACCTCTCTCACCTCTATAGCCACCACGGCGCCTACGAAGCTTCGAAGCACGAGTCGTATCGGGCCATCCGCGGCTTCGCGGCGAGGTATGCGCTCCCATGGACCGCCGTGCACCCGAGCAGCGTCATCGGCGACGCGCGAACGGGGGAGACGACCCAAACGACGGGCTTCGGCGATCTCGTGGCGCGCCTCTGGAATGGGCAGCTCCCGGCGCTCGTGGGATCGCCGCGCACCTTTCTGCCCCTGGTCACCGTCGACGACCTTGCGCGCTTCTTGGCGACGGTCCCCGAGCGGAGAGAGACCGAAGGGCAAGACCTTTGCGTGCTCGATCCCGCCACCCCCGAGCTGCCGGATCTGGTGCGCGGCATCGCCCGTCACCTGGGCGTTCCGGCCCCGCGCCGCATCCTGCCGAAAGGGCTCGTCCGAGCGTTGCCGCGCGCGCTCACCGGCATCGAGCCGGAGAGCCTCGGTTTTCTCTCCGAAGAGCGCTACGACACCACCGCGGCCGAGGCGCACGCCAACGCCGTCGGCCTCGAGCGGCCACCCATCGCGACGAGCGTCGCGCGCTGGGCGGATTTCCTCGTCTCGACCCGCTTCGGCGACGATCCCCGCGCGGACCGAGGCGCCTTCCGCCATGGCACCTTCACCGTCGGCGATCCACGCACCGCCGAAGTCCTCTATTTGCACGGGCTGCCCTGGAACGGCGATGCTTGGAAAGCCGTCGCCGATCGGGTGAGCGCGCCGCATGCACGGATCGATCTGCCCGGCCTCGGCCGCTCGGCGCCCGCGGACCTCGACGACCTCGTCTGGCTCGAGCGGCTCCTGAACGAACGCGACGAGCCCATTCTCCTCGTGGGGCACTCCCTCGGCGCGGCCATGGCCGTGCGGTATGCGCACGCGCACCCGCAGCGCGTGGCCGGCTTGGTCCTCGTCTCCCCCGCGTTCCTCCAGCGCCGGGCGGATCGGCTCCTTCGCATCCCGCCCGCCGTCTCCCTCCACCTCCGGCGCGCAAAGCTCGCGGAGCTCGCGCACCACCTCGTCCCCGAGCTCGGGGCAGCGCGGCCCCCGCACCCGGCCGTCGCCAGCGCGCGCATCGATCTGCAACGAAAGGGCGTCTCCGCGCGGACCGCCAAGGCCCTGGCGCGGGCCTCCTGCGAACACGTCCGGCAAACCCTTCGCGACCAGCTGGAGTCCCTCCCCGTGCCCGTCACCGTCGTTTACGGCGATCACGATCCCCTGCTCGTCGCGACCCGCCACCCCGTTCACGCCATCGAACGCGCCGGCCATAGCCCGCATGTCTCGCGCCCCGAAGCGGTCGCCACCTTCATCGAGGCCGCGCGGGTCGGCCTTGCGCTGCGGCGCCCTTCGAAACGTCACACGGCGCTGGCCGGACACGCGGTGGTGTCCGTCGTCGAGCGGTAA